Genomic window (Phacochoerus africanus isolate WHEZ1 chromosome 1, ROS_Pafr_v1, whole genome shotgun sequence):
AAACTTTGCTAATAATTAGGTAAGATCAAAAGTACAGAATGGCACCATTTTCACACCAGCAAagagtaaaaaatagaaaaaaattaaagtaagtgATGATAGTTAAGCGTTAGCAGGGCCTTGGCTAAGGAGTGCTCTTAAATGCTGCTGTAGATTGTAATTAGCTATAACTCTGCAgggtagtttgtctttttttttttttaaggccacacccatggcatgtggaggttcccaggttaggggtcagatcggagctgtagctgctgtcctgcaccacagccacagcaacacaggatccgagccatgtctgtgacctataccacagctcagggcaacgcctgatacttaacccaatgaatgaggccagggatcaaacctgtatcctcacggatactagtcagattcatttccactgagccacaacgggacctccccaatttgtctttttcttttaatattagatttttttaagtaattttatttttttaattaattttttattatttccccagtacaattttcttttctattgtgcaacatggtgacccagttacacatacatgtatacattcttttttctcccattatcatgctccaccataagtgactagacatagttcttagtgctacacagcaggatctcattgctaatccattccaaaagcaatagtttgcatctattaaccccaagctcccaaaccatcctactccctccctctcagcaaccacaagtctattttccaagtccataattttcttttctgtgaaaagattcatttgtgccttatattaaattccagatataagtgatatcatatgttatatgtctttctgacttatttcacttagtatgagagtctctagttccatccatgctgctgcaaatggcattatattgttcttttttatggctgagtagaattccattgtgtatatataccacatcttcctaacgcaatcatctgtcgatggacatttgggttgtttccgtgtctcggctattgtgaatagtgctgcaatgaacatgcgggtgcatgtgtctttttcttttaacattacaTCTTGTACCCTGAAATCTGCCACTTCTGAGGTCCTTCCCCTGGAAGTCTCATTTAGTAGATCTGGTGGGGCCTGGATTTTGTAGCTTTAAAAGTACcccagttaggagttcctgtcctgactcagtgggttaaggacccaacattgtctctatgaggatgcagtttgatccctggccagctcaaagggttaagaattTTATgttgcagcatagattgcagatgtggctcagaactggtgttgctgtggctgtggcataggccccagctgcagctccagtttaacccctggcccatgaacttccatataaaacaagtgtggctgtaaaaaaaagaaaaaagaaagtatcccAGTCAATTCATACCCTAGAAGTTTGGGTAACAGTTTAGTAGGCCATTTTTCCCTACGTTTAAAAGTATCTTAAGAGAATGATAGTGTCTCCTGAGTTAGTAAATTTAACAGGAAGACAAAAGTAACATAATAATGGGAaatgtctgtgtgtatacattttatttatgtatatacgtTTTATTTATGTAGTAAGAACTGATTCCTCTAACCCCAGTCCCATCCCCTACAAAAATCTTTTGGGGAGAGCCTTTCTGCAGTCATCAGGAGTGGCAGTACATTTTGGTGCAATATATGCTATGTCTGAAATGTTGTTAACTTATTGGAAAATAAGATAATTATCTGGAACTTTTAATTTCATAAGAGTAGTCAGtgttacataatttattttgttaGCTCTGAAGACTGCATTTGCTATAAtaagagcaaagaagaaatatagactttcaggagttctcctgtggtgcagtgggttaaagatctggtgtcgtcactgcatTGGCGCCAGTCGCTGCTGCAgcgcaggttcattccctggcccgaGAAATTCCACGTGCTGCAAgcgcagccagaaaaaaaaaaattaaaaaaaggaaatacagactgaacccacatttttcactcttttttaaaaaaaaaaagctagtgttTTTCACATTGCCTGGTAAAACATCAAATTCAAGCCCACCAACATGGAACTCAGGGTTCAGGGTTGCTGTAACTTGGCCTTTCTCCAGCTGTATCTCTCTCCAGGTTCCTCAACATGGATTCTCTTCTTACATGTTAAAAGATGTAGTCATTAATCCATAAAAGACCTGTCTTCCAACTTGAAGTGTCCTCTTCCTTCCTACCCTGTGTGGGCTAAATTTATAGTCTAGCCGAAGTCACATTACTTTTGGGAGGCCTTCCCAGTCAGAGCTGCTCTGTCCTTCTTTTATAGCTCTACTTTTTAAACTCCTACATCATTTATGGATTGTCCTGCTTATATTGGTATCTTAATCATGTTATGCTTATTTGGGGCctcattttgtatttataatattatatttataatattgtctaACATTAGTGTGTCTTGTCTGCTTACCTATAATATAAGCTTCCTGAAGATTTCATTATTTCACCAGAGACTGTATAGCACATAGAAATCCTGAgtaaaacatttgctgaatgaataaatgatatatattcatTGTAATAAAGACAGTGAGGTGCTTGTCCaacttttgtttatattttttccatttatttctgcaGTTTAGAGTGTTTATATCTTGGAGGAAACTTCATCAAAGAAATTCCACCAGAATTAGGAAATCTGCCTTCTCTAAATTACTTGGTATTATGTGACAACAAAATCCAGAGTGTGCCTCCTCATCTTTCACAGTGAGTATTTTCAGGCAGTTTATGTGTACACAGAGATCCATGCTTAGAAATTATCCTGCATTCTTCACCCACATGATTTGTGGAAAAGAATTAAGTGTTCTCAAAGTAAGTGATACATATAAGAATTTAAGTTCTGAGGTTTGCCATGAATTGGgttgtttaattttaaatgctCTGATATATTCCTCAAAATGTTTGTTGAGCCTCTTATctgtaattaaaaacagaatatttctTTGGCATAGATTTCCTCAGGTCttatggtattttatttattttatatttgatatgaAGCATTCCTATCCTGGTGAGGTAATGTGAAGGATCAAAATCTTTCCTTtcaaaatctttccttttttgggtaTCTGAATGATAAAAAcgtgccctcccccccccccaaaaaaaacccttaaatctagcatttagggagttcctggtgtggctcagtggttaacgaatttgactggggaccatgaggtttcgggttcgatccctggcctcactcagtgggttaaggatcgggctttgccatgagctgcggtgtaggtcacagatgcggcttggatctggtgttgctgtggctgtggcataggctggctgctacagctccgattagaccgctagcctgggaacttccatatgccatgggtgtggccctagaaaagacaaaagacaaaaagaaagaaaaaaaaatctagcatttATATCAGCTAATCATCAGAATTAAGTATTTTAAGCTCTCTCAGATTCTGTGGGCAAAAATCCTTCATGACATTTACAAATCTGGTCTtcgattttgttttttatttcagctgACTTTAATCTTAGTTGCTCATTCTTATGGGGAAAATTGAGTTTTTCACTTAACTTTCTGAGTAGTTATCTTGCTTACTCCTGTTGATTTTTGTACTGCATTTGTTCCAGGTTGCATTCACTTCGTTCCCTCAGTCTTCACAATAACTTGCTGACATACCTGCCTCGAGAGATCCTCAACCTTATTCATTTGGAAGAATTGAGTTTGCGTGGAAATCCACTGGTTGTTCGTTTTGTGAGAGATTTAACCTATGACCCTCCAACTCTCCTGGAGTTAGCTGCACGGACCATTAAAATTCGAAATATTTCGTACACTCCCTATGATCTTCCTGGGAATCTTCTTAGATACTTGAGTTTAGCCAGCAATTGCCCAAACCCAAAGTGTGGAGGTAAGTTAATTCTGTGTCCTTGTTTCCTGTTCATTTAGCTACCTTTAAATTGATGATCTAAGTGTTGTTTTAATTAGCTGTCTTCTTTCAGCGAAAGGCAGTTAGCCTCTGTATCTGTTTCCCTTACCCTTTCACCCTTTTGCTATAAAATAAGACATTTCACCCTctgtgttccttccttccttcctctctccttccttcccttctttcctccttccctctctcccttctttcttatttcttcttttcatggTACTTTAGGATTCATGTACAAAGAAAATACCCAGAGAGTCTCATCCTGTCTTGGACTGTCATAGGATAAGGTAAGTTAACATGGGGAAAcacaaaataagtataaatagtTTTAATTGCTTTAAAAGAATCTCTAAAATATTTGACCACCTTTCATATTTATTGGGAGGACATTTTCTTAGATGCACCATGTTGAGTGTCAGGTACCTTCATTGAGTACAATTCAAGTTGTATGAGAACAGGCTGAAGGTGTGCCAGTTTCGGAATGTACTCtggaattttatattatattaaaaagttcACAGTTCAAAATTTCTTGAGTTTAGAGCATTTGGAGAGAATTAAAGAAATGATATATTGTAAGACAGAGTGAAGTAGGAATCCAAAATACTATTGGAAtcaagggagggaaggagtgcTTTTAATTAGATTTGGAAAAAATGAGACAATTCTTGACATATGAGTTGAATTTTGGTAGGGTAAGAGTGAGGATAGAAAATtttgcaaggagttcccactgtggcacagcagaaacgaatctgactggtatccatgaggatgcgggcttgattcctggcctcactcagcaggtcacagttttggcattgccgtgaactgtggtgtaggtcacagagcctCTTGGAtctctgagttgctgtggcgtaggctgacagtttttgctccaatttgacccctagcctgggaacttccataggctgcaggtgcggccccaaaacaAAGTATTAGCGGATGGAGAGAGTaaaattggaaacaaaacaaTATGGGACATggcgttcccatagtggctcagtggttaacgatcccagctagtatccattaggatgtgggttcagtccctggcctcacttggtgggttaaggatttggcattgctgtgagctgtggtgtgggtcacagatgtggctcagacctcttgttgctgtggctgtggcataggccggcagctacagctccagttcgagccctagtctgggaacctccatatgtcctgggtgtggccctaaaagacaggaaaaaaaaaaatacaggacagAATGTTGGATGAGTAATAATTTAGCTTAGATATACAGTTAAGGGAGTAATGAGAGAAGAGTAAAAGATACATTGAGGCCAAGTTATGAAGGGCCTGGTgtgccagggtgtgtgtgtgtggggagttCATAAATGATAgcaagtcattttattttcactccctcataaaagactacttttttttttttttgccatttcttgggctgttcccgcggcatatggaggttcccaggctcggggtctaatcggaactgtagccaccggcctacaccagagccacagcaacgtgggatctgagctgcatctgcaacctacaccacagctcacagcaacgccggatccttaacccactgagcaaggccagggatcaaacctgaaacctcatggttcctggtcgggttcattaaccactgagccacgacgggaactccataaaagattactttttaaaaaatccaatttaattgGGATACAGAATGGTTTTTACTGTTGTAGGATAAATATAGGTGCTGGGAAGATGCTTCATAATGATGATCAGAGCCAGCTGAGCTTTTCCCTGTATGTCTCATCATGCCTTGAGAAATATTTTGAGGTTAAAGAGAAGATGATATAAGTTtcttaaagaataataaaagataaaagagatactactaatttaaaaaaggaaaatgactaTTCTGGGCCATTTCTGGCCACTTAATCTTTGAAGTAGAGGCTGCGCCCAAAGTTGGAAGTGCTTAAGATTTTCCCTGTGGGTTCTCCTTTCTGAAGTTGGCTTTAACAGTGGCAAAAGACAACACTCACACCAGGCTTTCAGGCTTAATAGTCTGTATCTGGTCTCTTCTTTGAATCTGTCTTTTTCTAGATACAATCCTCTACAagaattctcttttctcccttaaaTGGTTTCTTAATGGCTTCTTTAGTATACTGCTGTGTTATTTatcttagaaacaaaaatactttttaaattgtttgcttAATATTTGTGATAACATTCGAAATGAACCATTGATATTTTCTCCTTCAGACACTTTAGTTATTGAACTCTTAAGTTaaacaaaagtaattttatattttgtgagaTATTTTGTCTTCGCATAATCTGAAATCTTACAAATGACAAGATAGTATAGTACTATTTTTTTAGCTCATGGTAAttctgtaatgttttattttattacttgcaTCTGCTTTTACAAAGCTAACACATTTTGGGGGGGTTATTGTTAGTATTGATTAATTTATTGAATTTGTCTGCTTCCCTGATTTGTTCAAATTAACATGccatgaatttccttttttaaagcatGAATTATACTAACCATGGTATCAGAAAATTAGAAAGTTAATGGAGaagtaacagaaaataaataggaaaaaaattgttgctCCTTTGCTTGGACTACATCTTTTACTTGGTCTCTTATTTGATGCACACAGAGTGGTTGGTTCCAGTTATACTGCAACCATTCTGACAGCCTTCGTCAGTTAAAAATGTGCAGTTTCTAGTAGTCGGAGCAGCTAGaagcccacagcacagcagcttctgctttcctttcatCTTTAGCTGTATTTTTACTTAGCTGAAGGGCCGTAGTTCAGGAACACTAAATTAGGAATCAGAAGAGCTGAATAGTAGTTTCAGTCTGCCTagcaatatataattatatgaaagTCAAGTGAGATCATTAGTGAAACAGCTTCGAAACTGTAGATTTAGTCTGTGGAAATGTAAGGTGacattttgttacttttaatttttcttccccaATACATAAGAACAGGGTACCAAGAGTGGTCTAATCTTTCTGCAAATTTTGAGTATAACAACTAAttctttaagataattattgaaggagttttgtattttttaaagtttcttgaCTGTAGGTAGTACCAAGAGGTGGCTTGGGGATGAAGAAAGGGCACTTGAGGTATCCTATAACCTCTCCATCAGCCACTGTTCACCAAGTCACCCAGAGACAACAAGCTAGGTAAACAGTGTCCTGTTAATGCCAGCTCCCTTTAAGGTAAAtctcctgggcttttctttgtagtCAAATTGCCATCCTTAGGACTTTCTAGTATTTCCATAAACAGCTATGAAAGCAGCTACTGCTTCTGCTTAAGATTCTCAGAAGAGAAGACTGTATAACACATTTCTTCAGAATAAAGAGATTGAGAAAGGATTGAAAAAGAAATTGTGGCTCCTTGCTTTGTAATGGTTACTTTGTActtattccttcctctctccaggaGTCTACTTTGATTGCTGCGTCAGACAAATTAAATTTGTGGACTTCTGTGGGAAGTACCGCCTTCCCCTAATGCACTACTTGTGTTCACCAGAGTGCTCATCCCCTTGCAGTTCTGCCTCTCACAGCTCCACATCCCAGAGTGAATCTGACTCGGAAGATGAAGCTAGCGTTGCTGCACACAGAATGCAGAAAGTTCTTCTTGGTTGAAAAGGGTGCAGGGTGGGGCGAAACACTAAATACTGAACAGAGGTGGTCAGAAAAGAGAATAGACTCTGAAGTTCACTAGAAACCTTATCTTCATTTTGAATGTCCACTGCACAGTTGAAGATGGTGTAAAAGGTTTTGTGTTTCTAGCcattcagcggaaatgaatccagttcCATGTTTGAATTCTTTGGTTGTAATTCACTCTGAATGGTAGTTTCAAATTTGGCTGGTTGCAGTTTTCACTCAAGTTTTGCATGAGTCACACCACGGAATGGACTAAACCGTGAGCGGTATAACTTGTAACTGTTGAGAAGAAGAAAGTAATGATCAAAGCTGTAATTTTTACCAGAGTTGTCTTTGAATTTAGATTGAACGCTAAACAGGATTAGCCCTCTTTTCCTGTACTGCCCATAGGTCTAGATTTCAGAGTTCAGATAAGTTCACAGGTGGTTATATAGGACCAAAACCTTTCTCACCTACTGACTGGTAAAGTAAGGGATATAATTTTACATGGGATTTTAAAACTCTTCAGTTCTGCTCCTTTGTTCTAGATGATTATTGTTATCCTTATATAATCCAGCAATGACTGTAATAGTGCCTTAATCATAACAAGGATTTAGAAATTTATTCAAGAAATGATACCAGAGCAGCCTATAACCTGACATACTATGCAGAATACTTTGAAATATGCTTTAGCAGAACTAGGTAAACAGTTGTATACCTGACGTCTGAGCTTATGGCCACCTTAACTTcactttttgtttaattttctataAACAAATCACTTGTATACTTAATGGGGAGGCCACAGTCTTGATCAACCTGTTCATCATAAGACAGAATAATAGTTTTTGATGGAAAAATCTGTCAGATTTCTTTTAACAGAAAAGAGATATAAGATAGGAAAGCTACCTTATAATTTGCATTAAAGGAATGGGAAAATGGTTTTAAACTTTTAGTGTTAGTGTTGAGTATAACTCCTTTGCTTGTATGTACTGAACTATAACTTCCTCTACATCTTAAAGAAAAACTAGAGAAAGATTACAGCAAGCAAAATTAAATTGGGTGTAGCAGTCGTGTTTTTACACAGTAAAACAGTTTCCAAAACAAGTTTAACCATGGAgtgctttttgaaaataatatattgataaaatatttaaaatgtattaaatttacCCTTAAAGTATAGGAGGAAAATGGTTTCACAAGTTGCTGGTAGAAATGACCAAATTTTTATTAACTAATTTA
Coding sequences:
- the LRRC58 gene encoding leucine-rich repeat-containing protein 58, translated to MQEAGAPVAAAGEAELNLSRLSVSPETLESELEARGEERRGTREALLRLLLPHNRLVSLPRALGSGFPHLQLLDVSGNALTALGPELLALSGLRTLLAKNNRLGGPGALPKGLAQSPLCRSLQVLNLSGNCFQEVPTSVLELRALQTLSLGGNQLQSIPAEIENLRSLECLYLGGNFIKEIPPELGNLPSLNYLVLCDNKIQSVPPHLSQLHSLRSLSLHNNLLTYLPREILNLIHLEELSLRGNPLVVRFVRDLTYDPPTLLELAARTIKIRNISYTPYDLPGNLLRYLSLASNCPNPKCGGVYFDCCVRQIKFVDFCGKYRLPLMHYLCSPECSSPCSSASHSSTSQSESDSEDEASVAAHRMQKVLLG